A single window of Nasonia vitripennis strain AsymCx chromosome 4, Nvit_psr_1.1, whole genome shotgun sequence DNA harbors:
- the LOC100123501 gene encoding uncharacterized protein LOC100123501 isoform X2, which produces MEPISDMAIKTRLASAIHQLSDGIVENQLSYRESLSCVISKPKIQLSELTENIKAAESSYDAIKMQWDRMKSLHVAEESELTVNHDGKSASSLGSSLEVEESKQSIEEGEYRNRVQVVLTPRSQNNNNNNNEGDVLTPRSQNDNNVEVLVPSLDIKGAGVSLDSIKTNKRTKKVLRSKRKQQVSDDMLKTSLIYTAPTRKKKMHGRLKNSNSKSTIATRETRFSDRRRFRRQKSCDTFQAPQFKKRANALKARVEPKAPKAFVRAYPNVGSMSAVSSRQSKLRPVANHRFHEETIELVGDTVDTSTVAKQRIEAERSNAEEKLEDSKDNSQARVKEATQELYEPFCQRNYEMPTMASKMKRVHRPYYHRFDIRNIPFVVGTSISPSHNLGLNIQQVLGMIKIRQPTVPGISSLLIRNVSRGTRQVSMLFEQINSEFTRSCRNLSCHDANRDQKSRFESNHDMGTFSCEHLRSNNLAGRAPFNKQNLACEPLYEEDEESQSTTSDYRVKNQAPHRQEDKPTASRKSHRLILAEDASAGDSMAGRAKFNYACNNKEMMEVFTRLSEQFEKMITQHDKLKEQLDKRKDNKSLAKEVDEMEEAIRDKEKEITALVHLYNEVMSLKQQMRQLHERNSLVCIASEDPGFRHVTRSRSRTAPSLGSKSHIGHTPNALRLAGLLRQIQAFQRQLTLA; this is translated from the exons ATGGAGCCGATAAGCGATATGGCAATCAAAACAAGGCTTGCGTCAG CCATCCACCAGTTATCGGACGGCATCGTCGAGAATCAACTGTCGTATAGAGAATCACTCAGCTGTGTGATAAGCAAACCGAAGATCCAGCTGTCAG AACTGACGGAAAACATCAAGGCAGCCGAAAGCAGCTATGACGCCATCAAGATGCAGTGGGACCGTATGAAGTCGTTACACGTagcggaggaaagcgagctaACCGTCAACCATGACGGCAAATCAGCTTCGTCGCTCGGAAGTAGTCTGGAAGTCGAGGAATCGAAGCAGTCGATCGAGGAGGGCGAATATAGGAATCGAGTTCAGGTCGTTCTTACCCCAAGGTCAcagaacaacaacaacaacaacaacgaggGGGACGTCCTGACGCCGAGGTCGCAGAACGACAACAACGTGGAAGTGCTCGTCCCTAGTCTCGATATCAAAGGCGCTGGAGTCAGTCTGGACAGTATCAAGACTAACAAGCGAACGAAGAAAGTTCTGAGGTCGAAGAGGAAGCAGCAGGTCAGCGATGACATGCTGAAGACATCGCTCATTTACACGGCTCCGacgagaaagaagaagatgcACGGGAGGCTGAAAAATTCCAACTCGAAGAGCACCATTGCCACCAGGGAAACGAGATTCTCGGATAGGAGGAGATTCAGGCGGCAGAAAA GCTGCGACACGTTCCAAGCGCCGCAATTCAAAAAGCGCGCCAACGCACTGAAAGCTCGGGTCGAGCCCAAAGCTCCTAAAGCTTTCGTCAGGGCGTACCCCAACGTCGGGAGCATGTCCGCCGTTTCCAGTAGACAGTCGAAACTCAGGCCTGTGGCGAATCATCGCTTCCACGAAGAAACGATCGAGCTCGTAGGCGATACCGTGGATACGTCCACCGTGGCCAAGCAGCGCATCGAAGCAGA GCGTTCGAATGCGGAGGAAAAATTAGAGGACAGTAAGGACAATAGTCAGGCGCGAGTGAAGGAAGCGACGCAAGAGCTTTACGAGCCGTTTTGTCAGAGGAACTACGAGATGCCAACGATGGCGTCGAAGATGAAACGAGTTCATCGGCCTTACTATCACCGCTTCGACATTCGCAACATTCCCTTCGTCGTCGGGACGTCGATCAGTCCTAGTCACAATCTAGGCCTGAACATCCAAcag GTCTTGGGTATGATAAAAATCCGGCAACCTACTGTACCAGGAATAAGCTCATTACTGATTCGCAACGTCAGCAGAGGCACAAGGCAGGTCTCGATGCTGTTCGAGCAGATAAACAGCGAGTTCACGCGCTCCTGTCGCAATCTTTCTTGTCACGATGCCAATCGCGACCAGAAGAGCCGATTCGAATCTAATCACGACATGGGCACTTTTTCCTGCGAACACCTCAGGTCCAACAATCTGGCGGGTCGGGCACCTTTCAATAAGCAGAATCTCGCCTGTGAGCCTCTGTACGAAGAGGACGAG GAATCCCAGTCAACCACCTCGGATTACCGTGTCAAAAATCAAGCTCCGCACCGTCAGGAAGATAAGCCAACTGCGTCTCGAAAA AGCCACAGGCTGATTCTGGCCGAAGACGCATCAGCTGGTGACTCAATGGCCGGACGCGCCAAGTTCAATTACGCGTGCAATAACAAGGAAATGATGGAAGTTTTCACGAGGCTCTCCGAGCAGTTCGAAAAGATGATCAC gcAGCACGACAAGCTGAAAGAACAGTTGGACAAGCGCAAAGACAACAAGTCGTTGGCGAAGGAAGTGGACGAGATGGAGGAGGCGATCAGGGACAAGGAGAAGGAGATCACGGCTCTGGTGCACCTTTACAACGAG GTCATGTCGCTGAAGCAGCAGATGCGACAGCTTCACGAGCGCAACAGCCTCGTCTGCATAGCGTCGGAGGATCCGGGATTCCGTCATGTCACGAGGTCACGGTCTCGAACTGCTCCTTCGCTTGGCTCCAAAAGCCACATCGGTCACACACCGAACGCCCTGAGACTCGCCGGTTTGCTCAGGCAAATTCAAGCTTTTCAGAGACAACTGACGCTGGCGTGA
- the LOC100123501 gene encoding uncharacterized protein LOC100123501 isoform X1 encodes MEPISDMAIKTRLASAIHQLSDGIVENQLSYRESLSCVISKPKIQLSELTENIKAAESSYDAIKMQWDRMKSLHVAEESELTVNHDGKSASSLGSSLEVEESKQSIEEGEYRNRVQVVLTPRSQNNNNNNNEGDVLTPRSQNDNNVEVLVPSLDIKGAGVSLDSIKTNKRTKKVLRSKRKQQVSDDMLKTSLIYTAPTRKKKMHGRLKNSNSKSTIATRETRFSDRRRFRRQKSCDTFQAPQFKKRANALKARVEPKAPKAFVRAYPNVGSMSAVSSRQSKLRPVANHRFHEETIELVGDTVDTSTVAKQRIEAERSNAEEKLEDSKDNSQARVKEATQELYEPFCQRNYEMPTMASKMKRVHRPYYHRFDIRNIPFVVGTSISPSHNLGLNIQQVLGMIKIRQPTVPGISSLLIRNVSRGTRQVSMLFEQINSEFTRSCRNLSCHDANRDQKSRFESNHDMGTFSCEHLRSNNLAGRAPFNKQNLACEPLYEEDEESQSTTSDYRVKNQAPHRQEDKPTASRKQSHRLILAEDASAGDSMAGRAKFNYACNNKEMMEVFTRLSEQFEKMITQHDKLKEQLDKRKDNKSLAKEVDEMEEAIRDKEKEITALVHLYNEVMSLKQQMRQLHERNSLVCIASEDPGFRHVTRSRSRTAPSLGSKSHIGHTPNALRLAGLLRQIQAFQRQLTLA; translated from the exons ATGGAGCCGATAAGCGATATGGCAATCAAAACAAGGCTTGCGTCAG CCATCCACCAGTTATCGGACGGCATCGTCGAGAATCAACTGTCGTATAGAGAATCACTCAGCTGTGTGATAAGCAAACCGAAGATCCAGCTGTCAG AACTGACGGAAAACATCAAGGCAGCCGAAAGCAGCTATGACGCCATCAAGATGCAGTGGGACCGTATGAAGTCGTTACACGTagcggaggaaagcgagctaACCGTCAACCATGACGGCAAATCAGCTTCGTCGCTCGGAAGTAGTCTGGAAGTCGAGGAATCGAAGCAGTCGATCGAGGAGGGCGAATATAGGAATCGAGTTCAGGTCGTTCTTACCCCAAGGTCAcagaacaacaacaacaacaacaacgaggGGGACGTCCTGACGCCGAGGTCGCAGAACGACAACAACGTGGAAGTGCTCGTCCCTAGTCTCGATATCAAAGGCGCTGGAGTCAGTCTGGACAGTATCAAGACTAACAAGCGAACGAAGAAAGTTCTGAGGTCGAAGAGGAAGCAGCAGGTCAGCGATGACATGCTGAAGACATCGCTCATTTACACGGCTCCGacgagaaagaagaagatgcACGGGAGGCTGAAAAATTCCAACTCGAAGAGCACCATTGCCACCAGGGAAACGAGATTCTCGGATAGGAGGAGATTCAGGCGGCAGAAAA GCTGCGACACGTTCCAAGCGCCGCAATTCAAAAAGCGCGCCAACGCACTGAAAGCTCGGGTCGAGCCCAAAGCTCCTAAAGCTTTCGTCAGGGCGTACCCCAACGTCGGGAGCATGTCCGCCGTTTCCAGTAGACAGTCGAAACTCAGGCCTGTGGCGAATCATCGCTTCCACGAAGAAACGATCGAGCTCGTAGGCGATACCGTGGATACGTCCACCGTGGCCAAGCAGCGCATCGAAGCAGA GCGTTCGAATGCGGAGGAAAAATTAGAGGACAGTAAGGACAATAGTCAGGCGCGAGTGAAGGAAGCGACGCAAGAGCTTTACGAGCCGTTTTGTCAGAGGAACTACGAGATGCCAACGATGGCGTCGAAGATGAAACGAGTTCATCGGCCTTACTATCACCGCTTCGACATTCGCAACATTCCCTTCGTCGTCGGGACGTCGATCAGTCCTAGTCACAATCTAGGCCTGAACATCCAAcag GTCTTGGGTATGATAAAAATCCGGCAACCTACTGTACCAGGAATAAGCTCATTACTGATTCGCAACGTCAGCAGAGGCACAAGGCAGGTCTCGATGCTGTTCGAGCAGATAAACAGCGAGTTCACGCGCTCCTGTCGCAATCTTTCTTGTCACGATGCCAATCGCGACCAGAAGAGCCGATTCGAATCTAATCACGACATGGGCACTTTTTCCTGCGAACACCTCAGGTCCAACAATCTGGCGGGTCGGGCACCTTTCAATAAGCAGAATCTCGCCTGTGAGCCTCTGTACGAAGAGGACGAG GAATCCCAGTCAACCACCTCGGATTACCGTGTCAAAAATCAAGCTCCGCACCGTCAGGAAGATAAGCCAACTGCGTCTCGAAAA CAGAGCCACAGGCTGATTCTGGCCGAAGACGCATCAGCTGGTGACTCAATGGCCGGACGCGCCAAGTTCAATTACGCGTGCAATAACAAGGAAATGATGGAAGTTTTCACGAGGCTCTCCGAGCAGTTCGAAAAGATGATCAC gcAGCACGACAAGCTGAAAGAACAGTTGGACAAGCGCAAAGACAACAAGTCGTTGGCGAAGGAAGTGGACGAGATGGAGGAGGCGATCAGGGACAAGGAGAAGGAGATCACGGCTCTGGTGCACCTTTACAACGAG GTCATGTCGCTGAAGCAGCAGATGCGACAGCTTCACGAGCGCAACAGCCTCGTCTGCATAGCGTCGGAGGATCCGGGATTCCGTCATGTCACGAGGTCACGGTCTCGAACTGCTCCTTCGCTTGGCTCCAAAAGCCACATCGGTCACACACCGAACGCCCTGAGACTCGCCGGTTTGCTCAGGCAAATTCAAGCTTTTCAGAGACAACTGACGCTGGCGTGA